A region of the Chryseobacterium gotjawalense genome:
CTATAAATTAAGGAAAGCATCATTTTGTGTTTCATATTGGCATGTGCTTCCAATATATTCTTTACTTCTTCTTTACTCAAAACATTTGGTAATGTTTTAGGCTTTTTGGGTCGGTCAATTTTATCTACTTCTATTTTTGTTTTACGTATTGTTCTAAAGTATAATTTGATAGCACTAATAACTTGGTTTTGGTAAGATGCGGATAATTTTTTTTTCAAAATGTAATCGTTATTAAAATCAAGTACATGTGCGTTGGTTAGTTCGCAAATAGCATTAGCTTGGTAATAAACGAGAAATGATCTTAATGCCTCAGAATAAGTTTTGATTGTATTTGGGCTATATCTTTTCGACGAGAGCCACCGGATGAATTGATTTAGATGTTGTTGTCCATCTTCCGAAAGTGTGGTGTCTTGTTTCTGTGTGATTTGGAATTTTTCTCTATTTTCTCGCGTGTCTGGGATATGCCATAGTTTTTTCTGCTGACTCCATCGCGCTCCATTAATTAGTTTTATCCGTCGGATCAACTCTTCATCTTTATCGAAAATTACCGCAATTCTATCTTGGTTTCGATGTGTAATTAATTTTGCGCTCCACTTCATACAGTGCTGATAATTAGATATAAAGATATCGAATTTAAAATTATTAGGTATTTCGTGGCTGCACAAAAGTATTGATAGCAAGACTAGTACCTTTTATGATGTTGAACTAAATCGCAAAAAGAGTGGTTGATTCGCTAAATCTGCCCTTATTTAAAGCAATTTTTTGTTGACTGAAAACTATGTTATTTAATAAAATAGAAGCACCATATATTAAAGTAGCGTTATGTTAACGAACCTTTAAAAATCCGTAGAAATATTACCGGAAATTAAAAGTATTTTATTTGGAAACTAAAAAAATCAGGAACATTAGTCCCTGATTTAGTCCCTGATAATAGTAAAGTACTGATTAACAGTACTTGTTTGTAGACCCACAGGGATTCGAACCCCAACTGGCGGTACCAAAAACCGAAGTGCTACCGTTACACCATGGGTCTGTCTTTATTTTGGTGGTGCAAATCTAGAAAAATTTTTCTTATCGAACAATTATTTTTCAAAAACTTTTTAAAAAAAGTAAACTTTATTTTTTTTAGGCATTTTTTTCAAATTTTAAATTCGTATTTTTGAAAAAATAATTTTACAAATGAGCAGTATCGAAGATAAGAAAAAAGCACTGGCTTTGGTGCTTGAGAAACTAGATAAAACCTACGGAAAAGGAACTGTGATGACCTTAGGAGATGCATCTGCGGATACTTCTATTGAAGTGATTCCGTCTGGATCCTTAGGAATTGATTTAGCTTTAGGAGTGGGCGGTTACCCAAGAGGAAGAGTCATTGAAATTTATGGCCCGGAATCTTCTGGTAAAACAACTTTAACGCTACACGCCATCGCAGAAGCGCAAAAATTAGGAGGTATCGCCGCATTTATTGATGCAGAGCACGCCTTCGACCGTCATTATGCATCGAAGTTGGGAATTAACTTAGATGATCTTATTATTTCACAACCGGATAATGGGGAGCAGGCGTTAGAAATTGCGGATAATTTAATCCGTTCCGGCGCTGTGGATATCGTAGTGATCGACTCTGTAGCAGCCTTGACGCCGAAAGCGGAGATCGAAGGTGAAATGGGCGACTCCAAAATGGGGCTTCACGCAAGATTGATGTCACAGGCTTTAAGAAAGTTAACAGGCACTATTTCCAAAACAAAATGTACCGTAATCTTCATTAACCAGTTGAGAGAAAAAATTGGAGTGATGTTCGGAAACCCTGAAACGACTACAGGTGGGAATGCGTTGAAGTTTTATGCATCCGTAAGGATTGATATCAGAAAAGCAAGTGCGCCGATTAAAACAGGTGATGAGGCGGTTGGAAGTCGTGTGAAAGTGAAGATTGTGAAAAATAAAGTAGCGCCTCCATTCAAAATTGCTGAATTCGATATCATGTACGGTGAAGGAGTTTCTAAAACCGGTGAAATTTTGGACGCGTCAGTGGAGATGGGAATCGTGAAGAAAAGCGGATCCTGGTTCAGCTATGGTGATACCAAATTAGGTCAGGGACGTGATGCGGTAAGAGATATGTTGAAAGACAATCCTGAACTTTCTGATGAACTGGAAGGCAAAATCAGAGAAGAGATTAAAAATAAGAAGGGTTAGACGATAGACTAATAGACAATAGACTAAGAGAGGATAGACTAAGAGATGGTAAGCCATCAGCTTTTAACTTTTTCAGTCACGAATCTTTCGATTATTAAAGACAGCATTTTTTGCTGTCTTTTTTTGTGAATGTGAAGAGCGGAATAATTGTTTGAAAATTATTTTCTTCAATAGAGGTGGGCTTCATCCTGTTTTTTTTAAATTTTTGGTAATTTTGAAATCCCGCGCTGCAATAGGGATAGAAACGGAAACCCCGCAGAAAGCGTGGGGAAAGAAATGGCTCGAGGAGTTGCAGTGGATAGCCCGACCCGAGCGGTGGGAAAGCTTTGGCGAGGGGATTGCCCAAAAAAATTGACAATGTGTCACTTTGAGGAGATTGGTGTTTTATTTGAGAACTCAACTGCATAATTTAAAAATCAATTAACATGACAAAAGGAAATATTAATGTATCGGTGGAAAATATTTTTCCCTTAATTAAAAAGTTTTTGTACAGCGATCACGAAATATTTTTACGTGAACTGATTTCTAATGCAACGGATGCGACCTTAAAACTGAAACATCTGACAAGCATTGGTGAAATTAAAACCGATTACGGACAACCGAAAATCGAAGTTAAAATTGATAAAGAAGCAAAAACACTCCGCATTATCGATCAGGGAATTGGGATGACCGCGGAGGAAGTTGAGAAATACATCAACCAGGTTGCCTTTTCGGGTGCCGAAGAATTTTTGGAAAAGTATAAAGATTCGGCAAAAGATTCTGGAATTATCGGTCATTTCGGTCTTGGATTTTACTCTGCATTTATGGTTGCAGAAAAAGTGGAAATCGTTACCAAATCCTACAAAGATGAACCGGCGGTTCGGTGGATCTGCGACGGAAGTCCTGAATTTACTTTAGAAGAAACAACTGATAAAACTGACAGAGGAACGGAAATCATTCTTCACATTGCTGATGATTCTATCGAATTTTTAGAAGAGTCCAAAATCCGCGAACTGTTATTGAAATATAACAAATTTATGCCTGTTCCGATTAAATTTGGAATGAAAAAAGAAACGTTGCCTTTGCCGGAAGATGCAGCAGCAGATGCAAAAGCAGAAACGGTAGAAGTCGATAATATCATCAATAATCCAACTCCAGCCTGGACCAAAGCGCCAAGCGAACTGAGTGACGCGGATTATAAAGAATTCTACCACGAGCTGTATCCAATGCAATTCGAAGAGCCTTTATTTAATATTCATTTGAATGTTGATTATCCGTTTAATTTAACCGGAATTCTTTATTTCCCGAAATTAACCAACGGTTTGAATATCGAAAAGGATAAAATCCAGTTGTATCAAAATCAGGTTTATGTAACCGATGAGGTGAAAGGAATTGTGCCAGATTTCTTAATGCTGTTGCGCGGTGTCATCGATTCTCCGGATATTCCGTTGAACGTTTCCCGTTCTTATTTGCAGGCGGACGGTGCGGTGAAGAAAATTTCTTCGTACATCACTAAAAAAGTAGCCGACAAAATGGTTTCTTTATTTAATGAAAACCGCGAAGATTACGAGAAAAAATGGAACGACATCAAAATCGTGATCGAATACGGAATGATTTCAGAAGATAAATTCTTTGATAAATCCGACAAGTTTGCATTATACCCAACTACTGACGGAAAATATTATCTGTGGTCTGAACTGGAAGAGAAAGTAAAACCAATGCAAACGGATAAAGACGGAAACTTTATTATTTTGTACGCGACAAATGCCGATGAACAGCATGGTTACATTCAGTCTGCAAACGATAAGGGTTATGAAGTGTTGCTTTTAGATTCTCCAATTGTGCCGCATTTGATTCAGAAATTAGAGCAGTCGAAAGACAAAATTTCTTTTGCGAGAGTTGATGCAGATCACATCAATAATTTAATTAAAAAAGAAGATACCGCAATTTCCAAATTGAATGAGGATGAAAAAGAATCTTTGAAGAAAAATATCGAAGACGCTGTAAACGACAAGAAATTCTCAGTTCAGGTTGAAGATTTGGACAGTTCAGAAGCTCCGTTTTTAATTACACAACCGGAATTCATGCGCAGAATGAAAGACATGCAGGCGACCGGCGGTGGCGGAATGTTCGGAATGAGCGGTTTCCCGGAGATGTATAATTTGGTCGTGAATTCCAACAGTGAATTGGCTTCTGAAATTTTAAAAATTGATGATGCAGAGGATAAAAATTCTAAAATAAAATACGCTTTAGACTTGGCTAAACTGTCTCAGAATTTATTGAAAGGAAAAGACCTGACTGATTTTATCCAGAGAAGTTACCAGCAGTTGAGTAAGTAGATTAAAGAGAAAAGAACAAAGAGAAAAGACTTTTTTCGTTTCCTAATAACCTTGTCAGAGTTTCAAACCTTGACAAGGTTTTTTTTTATTCCCGAATCCGGAATTATAACTCTTCCAAAGGATTCCAAAACACCTTTTTGAAATTCTGAATTTTTCCGTCTTTCACTTCTACGCCTTCTTTTCCTAGTTTCCCCACAAAATCCCGAATACAGCTGGCCGTAATTCTTCCAGATGCATTACAAACCCGATGTGCTGGGAAATCTTCATCATAATTCCGCAAAGCATTTCCGACATGTCGGGCGTGATTCGGATAACCGACCGCTTTTGCAATCGCACCATAACTGGTCACTCTTCCTTTGGGAATCATGTTGATAATTTCGAAAACCTGTTTGTTGAATAAGTCATTCATAAGATAAAGTTAGGATTTTATTCTAATATCATTTATAGAAAAATCTGTGAAATCCGCGCGGGAATATAACCGTCAATGACTTTTTAAAAACGCTACCCAAGCTGATTTATTGGAATTGCAATAACAATTTCCGACTTAGCAAAAAACAAAAAAATCGCCCCAAAAATTTGAGGCGATTATATCTTTAAGCGCTGTTAGAGCTCCGATTTCTAACAGCGCTATAAATTTATCTTTTTAAGAATTCTCCAAAATATAAGAGAACATCAGCGGTGCACAAATGGTTGCATCACTTTCAACGATAAACTTCGGTGTAGTAATGTCCAGTTTTCCCCAAGTGATTTTCTCATTCGGAACTGCTCCGGAATATGAACCGTAAGAAGTCGTTGAATCAGAGATCTGACAGAAATACGACCAGAATGGCGTATCTGTCATTTCCATATCCTGGTACAACATTGGAACCACACAAATTGGGAAATCACCGGCGATTCCACCTCCAACCTGGAAGAAACCAACGCCTTTTCCACCTGAATTCTTAGGGTACCAATCTGCCAAATACATCATGTATTCAATTCCGGATTTCACGGTAGAAGGTTTTAATTCACCTTTGATACAATAACTTGAGAAAATATTTCCCATCGTGGAATCTTCCCAACCCGGAACCACAATCGGTAAGTTTTTTTCAGCCGCAGCGATCATCCAGGAGTTCTCTCTCGGAATTTCATAATACTGCTCCAAAACGCCTGACAGAATCATTTTGTACATGTATTCATGTGGAAAAAACCGCTCGCCCTTTGCTTCCGCGTCTTTCCAGATTTCCACGATATGTTGCTGTAATCTTCGGAACGCTTCCTCTTCCGGGATACACGTGTCTGTAACTCTATTCAGCCCTTTTTCCATTAAATCCCATTCTTCCTGCGGCGTCAGATCACGGTAATTCGGTACGCGTTTGTAATGGGAATGTGCTACCAGATTCATTAGATCTTCTTCTAAATTCGCACCGGTACATGAAATAATATGTACTTTATCCTGACGGATCATTTCTGCTAAAATTTTTCCAATCTCTGCCGTGGACATTGCTCCAGCCAGGGTAATCATCATTTTTCCGCCATCTTTCAAATGGGCAACATATCCTTTTGAAGCATCTACCAAAGCTGCAGAATTAAAATGCAGATAATATTTTTCGATAAATTCCGTAATCGGTTTACTCATAATTTTTTGATTTCAGCAAAGATAATCAATTTTAAGAATTCTTTCAGGAGCAGCGAGATTTTGCTTTTTTTCAAAACCCCACCCGCTTTTTTCCTTTGCAATTATCATTTAATGATACAATGGTTTTACCTATTCCCCTTTAAACCTGCGGTTTTCCTTCTTTTCAGAAAGTTGTTTCTTGGCTTTGATTCTTTTCTCAATTTTGGCTCGGGAAGGTTTAGTTGCTTTTCGGGATTTGGGAATGAACAACGATTTTTTGACTATTTCTAAAATCCTCTCCGTTGCGATTTTTTTATTTTGAAGCTGAGTACGGCTTTCAGAAACCGTGAGCTGCAGTATTCCTTCACTGTTAATTCGGTTTTTGAGTTTATTGAAGATCATCTCTTTTGCTTCAATCGAAAAACAGTCACTTTCTGCTACATTCCACATCACGGTTACCGAAGTTTCTACTTTGTTCACGTTTTGACCGCCAGCGCCACTGCTGCGGGAAGTTTTATAAGTGACTTCTTTGGTAAAATCTTTCATGATGTAAGAGTAAAGAACAAAGATAAAAGAATAAAGATAATGCAGTCAATAGCCCAAAGTAAAGAGCATCAGGAATAATAGGACTGTAAACTATTTCGTCAAAATATTGGAAACAATTTCGGTTAATTCTTTACGGTCAACTTTCCCATTGGGGATTCGCGGAAATTTGGCGATAAAAACTATTTCCTTAGGTTGATGATTTTTTGAAGGATAATCAATTTTTTTTAATCGCTGAACATGATCTGAATTCTCCTGACCTTCAATAATCAGAACTAATTTTTGGCCGAGCAATTCATCTGCAATTCCCAAGAAAACAAGTTCATTATCCATTTCTTTTTTGACCAATGATTCGAGTTGTTCGGGATAGATTTTTAAACCGGCGGAATTAATCACATTGTCAATTCTCCCTAAAAATTTAAATTCTTTACCGTTTTTTATATCAACTAAGTCGTTCGTGATAAGAGTTTCCGGGTTAAGTTGCGGAGCGGAAATCTGTAAGCATCCTCTTCGGTCTAAAGAAATTTCAATGTCATTTAAAGTTTTGAAATACTCTTCAGTGTTGGGATAGATTTCTTTTAAAGCAATATGGGAAAGCGTTTCCGACATTCCGTAGGTTTCATAGACTTTAGATTTTGAGATTTGAGATTTGAGACTTTGGCGAATTTTATCCTTCAAAGTTTCGGAAACTGCAGCTCCACCAATAATCAAGTTTTTTATTAAATGGAGTTTCTCCAGTGAGTTTTCAACCTGAAGCGGAGACATTGCACAGAAATCAATTTCTTCATTTAAATCACTTATCGGATTTATTGATGGCGTTTTTATAACTAAATTTAATTTTCTTTCAATCGCCCGGACGACCATCATTTTCCCGGAAATATATTCTACGGGAAGGCAGAGTAGGGCAGAATCACCAGTTTTTAAACCTAAAATATCGCAGGTCATTTTTGCCGAATGCCACATTCTTTCTTTTTCAATCTCAAAAATTTTCGGTGTTCCTGTTGAGCCTGAAGTTTGAACTTTTACGGTCTCTGAATCATCGAACCAATCTTTGATAAAAGAAATAACCCGCTGATCAAAGTCAGTAGTTGGAGATGGTATTTTATTGGTTGAAAAATCAATGTTCATTTTGAAAAATAATGTTTAAAGGTAGGAATTCCCTTTGTGAAGGGGCAATTGCAAAGCGCTGTTAGGGCCCGAAGCCCTAACAGCGCTCACCGTCGTAAACAAGAGAATGCGCCTCAATGCTACATCCGGTTTACCGTTCCTATTCCTAATAATTCCAATCCTTTTTTGATCGTTTTACCAGTAAGTTCTGATAATTCCAAGCGGAAGTTTTTCGCGTTTTCGTCTTCTTGATTTAGAATCGGATTGTTCTGATAGAAGGAGTTATATGATTTTACCACATCATATACATAGTTCGCTACGAGGGCCGGCGACAACGTTTCCGCAGCTCTTGAAACCACTTCTTTGAAATTGGAAAGGTTCATCACCAATTCCTTTTCTGAAACATTGAGTTCGTAATCGGAAACGGTTGTTTTTTTATAATCTGCTTTCGCCAATAAAGACTGAATTCTGGCATAAGTATATTGAATAAATGGTCCTGTATTCCCAGCAAAGTCGATACTTTCAGCGGGATTAAACAACATTTTTTTCTTTGGATCCACCTTCAGCATGAAATATTTCAGTGCACCTAAGCCAACTGTTTCGTAGGATTTTT
Encoded here:
- a CDS encoding AMP-binding protein, whose product is MNIDFSTNKIPSPTTDFDQRVISFIKDWFDDSETVKVQTSGSTGTPKIFEIEKERMWHSAKMTCDILGLKTGDSALLCLPVEYISGKMMVVRAIERKLNLVIKTPSINPISDLNEEIDFCAMSPLQVENSLEKLHLIKNLIIGGAAVSETLKDKIRQSLKSQISKSKVYETYGMSETLSHIALKEIYPNTEEYFKTLNDIEISLDRRGCLQISAPQLNPETLITNDLVDIKNGKEFKFLGRIDNVINSAGLKIYPEQLESLVKKEMDNELVFLGIADELLGQKLVLIIEGQENSDHVQRLKKIDYPSKNHQPKEIVFIAKFPRIPNGKVDRKELTEIVSNILTK
- the htpG gene encoding molecular chaperone HtpG — translated: MTKGNINVSVENIFPLIKKFLYSDHEIFLRELISNATDATLKLKHLTSIGEIKTDYGQPKIEVKIDKEAKTLRIIDQGIGMTAEEVEKYINQVAFSGAEEFLEKYKDSAKDSGIIGHFGLGFYSAFMVAEKVEIVTKSYKDEPAVRWICDGSPEFTLEETTDKTDRGTEIILHIADDSIEFLEESKIRELLLKYNKFMPVPIKFGMKKETLPLPEDAAADAKAETVEVDNIINNPTPAWTKAPSELSDADYKEFYHELYPMQFEEPLFNIHLNVDYPFNLTGILYFPKLTNGLNIEKDKIQLYQNQVYVTDEVKGIVPDFLMLLRGVIDSPDIPLNVSRSYLQADGAVKKISSYITKKVADKMVSLFNENREDYEKKWNDIKIVIEYGMISEDKFFDKSDKFALYPTTDGKYYLWSELEEKVKPMQTDKDGNFIILYATNADEQHGYIQSANDKGYEVLLLDSPIVPHLIQKLEQSKDKISFARVDADHINNLIKKEDTAISKLNEDEKESLKKNIEDAVNDKKFSVQVEDLDSSEAPFLITQPEFMRRMKDMQATGGGGMFGMSGFPEMYNLVVNSNSELASEILKIDDAEDKNSKIKYALDLAKLSQNLLKGKDLTDFIQRSYQQLSK
- the arfB gene encoding alternative ribosome rescue aminoacyl-tRNA hydrolase ArfB, which translates into the protein MKDFTKEVTYKTSRSSGAGGQNVNKVETSVTVMWNVAESDCFSIEAKEMIFNKLKNRINSEGILQLTVSESRTQLQNKKIATERILEIVKKSLFIPKSRKATKPSRAKIEKRIKAKKQLSEKKENRRFKGE
- a CDS encoding MGMT family protein, with the protein product MNDLFNKQVFEIINMIPKGRVTSYGAIAKAVGYPNHARHVGNALRNYDEDFPAHRVCNASGRITASCIRDFVGKLGKEGVEVKDGKIQNFKKVFWNPLEEL
- a CDS encoding deoxyhypusine synthase family protein, encoding MSKPITEFIEKYYLHFNSAALVDASKGYVAHLKDGGKMMITLAGAMSTAEIGKILAEMIRQDKVHIISCTGANLEEDLMNLVAHSHYKRVPNYRDLTPQEEWDLMEKGLNRVTDTCIPEEEAFRRLQQHIVEIWKDAEAKGERFFPHEYMYKMILSGVLEQYYEIPRENSWMIAAAEKNLPIVVPGWEDSTMGNIFSSYCIKGELKPSTVKSGIEYMMYLADWYPKNSGGKGVGFFQVGGGIAGDFPICVVPMLYQDMEMTDTPFWSYFCQISDSTTSYGSYSGAVPNEKITWGKLDITTPKFIVESDATICAPLMFSYILENS
- the recA gene encoding recombinase RecA; the protein is MSSIEDKKKALALVLEKLDKTYGKGTVMTLGDASADTSIEVIPSGSLGIDLALGVGGYPRGRVIEIYGPESSGKTTLTLHAIAEAQKLGGIAAFIDAEHAFDRHYASKLGINLDDLIISQPDNGEQALEIADNLIRSGAVDIVVIDSVAALTPKAEIEGEMGDSKMGLHARLMSQALRKLTGTISKTKCTVIFINQLREKIGVMFGNPETTTGGNALKFYASVRIDIRKASAPIKTGDEAVGSRVKVKIVKNKVAPPFKIAEFDIMYGEGVSKTGEILDASVEMGIVKKSGSWFSYGDTKLGQGRDAVRDMLKDNPELSDELEGKIREEIKNKKG
- the xerA gene encoding site-specific tyrosine recombinase/integron integrase, with product MKWSAKLITHRNQDRIAVIFDKDEELIRRIKLINGARWSQQKKLWHIPDTRENREKFQITQKQDTTLSEDGQQHLNQFIRWLSSKRYSPNTIKTYSEALRSFLVYYQANAICELTNAHVLDFNNDYILKKKLSASYQNQVISAIKLYFRTIRKTKIEVDKIDRPKKPKTLPNVLSKEEVKNILEAHANMKHKMMLSLIYSCGLRCSELLQLRPLDIDSKRNIVLIKQAKGKRDRITPLSPKILELLRTYYQLYKPKTYLFEGQEPGTIYSAKSLQSVLKQALEKCNIKKPVTLHWLRHSYATHLLESGTDLRYIQELLGHNSSRTTEIYTHVSTKSLQHIKSPFDDL